One Odontesthes bonariensis isolate fOdoBon6 chromosome 12, fOdoBon6.hap1, whole genome shotgun sequence genomic window, ATGCACTGCTCGTTTTGAGCAGTCGCTCGGCGATTGCGTTCAGATTCTCTAATTTTTGGCGTCTTGCTTATAAAAAGGTTTAGAGACACTTATTTTAGACACACTTGCCGAGTTGCATGCGGATTTCGCTCTGACACAACTCGCCGGTGCTCCAGTCCGTTGGACAAGTGGTGtgcctgtttctttttttttttttttctttttttttttcttctccttcctcTTTTTCTCGCCCCGTCTCGCACGGCTTAATGATGGAGAGGATAAGAAAAGAGATGATATTGATGGAGAGGGGTCTGCACAGTCCTGTCGCGGGGAAGAGGCTCGCAGACGCGCCAGGAAATTCAGTTCTGGAGGCCCTGGAGAACTCTCAGCACGGCGGACGGCTGAGCCCGAGAATAACTTCGGCTTCCCTCCATGGAAATCTTGGGGACATCCCGACGAAGAGCAAATTTGAAATCGACAGTCTTTTCGGCACACACCACAGCGGCGACAACACCTCGTCGGCGGAGATCTCTTCGTCGGAAAGTAGGAAGAAAATGAGCCTTTACTCCGAAGTTTCACAAGAATCTGACATTAACAGTGATGTGGAAGTGGGATGCCCTGCGCATCGCTCCCCGAGCCAgcacaaagaaaacaacaaggGTAAGATTTGAGTTCACTCCGCACTTTGTTCTACACGTGGTTTTATTTGACCATTATTGTtatcattgttgtcattgtgATCCAGTCTTTCTTCACATGCAAAATTATACAAAAATCAAGAGAACAAATATCACATATACTTTTACTATCACCACAATCATTTTTATCATCAATGCTGTTActaaaaaaaatgatttgatttgatttatttattcatatatttttcttttgtatttgcacttgcaatatttttcattttgaacTAAATACTTTCTCGCTATATCAAAGCCGGACACACAGAGAGGCCCATGCACACAGGCAAAAATATTTCAGGATGATTAGAAACAATGtgattctttttaaaaaatatattttattattattatttcccaGGGTTTTCAGACAGTAACTCTGGATCCTCCAACACGAGCTCGAGCTCTCTCTCGAACATGAACGGTATGTCGGGAGGCTCAAACAATTCCAACTCCGACCAAGTCAGAAGGTATCGGACTGCTTTCACCCGAGAACAAATCGGACGGCTggagaaggagttttacagagAAAACTACGTTTCGAGACCGAGGAGATGTGAATTAGCCGCAGCGCTAAATCTACCCGAAACTACAATTAAGGTAAGCTGTGTGTCACTGTGCGGACATCCAGGAGGTGGCTATATATGGAGAGAGAAAATTTTACAACAAAAACAGAGGTCTCATTGCCTTTAATCCTGCTCTTAAACTGGAATTTATTGGgggaatagttttttttttctaacacacGAAGTAGCAAATTTGCTGGTGGCTCAAATGGacagaaataaattaaaagaaaaagaaaataaaattgcaGCCCAGTTCTTGAAGAAAATTACCGCAAAAACCAAATAATGAAATGACGTGAATTAGGAGGGTTTCACATCTTCTGCATCTTGCCATTATTTAtcaatttcatgaaaaatgtcAGCAACCTTTTGAGGACACGTTCAGTCTCAGCGCAGGTATGTGTGTCACTCGTGTGCACGCGCTGAACCGCGCTCTTCTGAGGGGGCTTGAGAACAACATGGCAGCTTCAATATAGGCCTTGTTTTGACTCTGTGTGCAGGTGTGGTTCCAGAACAGGCGCATGAAGGATAAAAGGCAACGTTTGGCGATGTCCTGGCCCCATCCGGCAGACCCGAGCTTCTACACTTACATGATGACGCACGcggcagctacagggagcctaCCTTACCCTTTCCACTCGCACATGCCTCTACACTACTACCCGCACGTCGGTGTcacggcagcagcagcggcCGCCGCCGCCACCGGTGCTGCTTCGTCACCTTTCGCCACTTCCATCCGTCCCCTTGATACCTTCCGAGCACTCTCACACCCCTACTCGCGGCCAGAGCTCCTGTGCAGCTTCAGACACCCGGGACTGTACCAGTCACCAGCAGGCCTGAATAGTTCAGCGGCGGCATCAGCGGCGGCTGCGGCTGCtgcagcggcggcggcggtCAGCGCGCCGTCAGCCGCCGGGCCGTGCTCGTGCCTCAGCTGCCACAGTAGCCAGGCGGCGAGCGCGCTGGGCTCCAGGAGCGCCAGCGCTGACTTTACCTGTACAGCTTCCGCGCAAAGATCCGAGAGTGGATTTCTGCCGTATTCTGCCGCAGTTCTCAGCAAGACCTCAGTCCCATCACCAGACCAACGAGAGGAAACTTCACTTAACAGATAACTCATCACACAGTCCAACACGACCATTTCCTATTTTGTTCTTTAGGGGATGAGCCTGTTTAAAATATTACACTTGGGTGAGGCATTAGGGAGCgttgtgaacacacacacacacacacacataccatcaTTTTCAAAAATTTTGCAACTCTCGAATAACTTTTCTAAAGGATTGGGGCCCCCATATTGTACAAGTAGAGACATTTTGTTGTGGGCCGTGCTGCGTTAGCCAGTTTGGGGGAAAACAGCAACGcaccattttttatttaaatctgtCCCCATGCCTCAATCAATGTGccatttgaaaaaatatataggcctataaGTTCTAGAATTCCCACAAATGAAGCCAAGAACTGTAAATGAGTCAGATCGCATACTCC contains:
- the evx2 gene encoding homeobox even-skipped homolog protein 2 gives rise to the protein MMERIRKEMILMERGLHSPVAGKRLADAPGNSVLEALENSQHGGRLSPRITSASLHGNLGDIPTKSKFEIDSLFGTHHSGDNTSSAEISSSESRKKMSLYSEVSQESDINSDVEVGCPAHRSPSQHKENNKGFSDSNSGSSNTSSSSLSNMNGMSGGSNNSNSDQVRRYRTAFTREQIGRLEKEFYRENYVSRPRRCELAAALNLPETTIKVWFQNRRMKDKRQRLAMSWPHPADPSFYTYMMTHAAATGSLPYPFHSHMPLHYYPHVGVTAAAAAAAATGAASSPFATSIRPLDTFRALSHPYSRPELLCSFRHPGLYQSPAGLNSSAAASAAAAAAAAAAAVSAPSAAGPCSCLSCHSSQAASALGSRSASADFTCTASAQRSESGFLPYSAAVLSKTSVPSPDQREETSLNR